A window of the Rhodoluna limnophila genome harbors these coding sequences:
- a CDS encoding iron ABC transporter substrate-binding protein — protein MNNTLKRGLKISAAAIAAITAVTALTGCAKESTPTPTAESITIYSGRSEDLIAPLLEAFTEETGIEIEVRYAGSAELAAQILEEGSNVQADVFFSQDAGALGALTEAGLFKTLESDITDLVDAKYRAADNTWVGVSGRSRVLSYNPELIDAANLPTSIFDLADPAWKGKIGIAPSNASFQSFVTAMRVIEGEAATTEWLTAMKENAVIFEKNGQILEAVEAGEITAGLINHYYWFERAAEVGEENMKSEMAWFEAGDVGNLVNVAGVGVLSDNAAAVTFANWLLGETAQTFFVEKTSEYSLTGIPAQAWLPALDTIASPEIDLSALAPLAETLELIRNAGLTD, from the coding sequence TTGAATAACACCCTAAAGCGTGGGCTGAAGATCAGCGCCGCCGCCATCGCAGCTATCACAGCAGTAACCGCCCTTACCGGTTGCGCCAAAGAGAGCACCCCAACCCCAACCGCCGAGTCAATCACCATTTACTCTGGCCGTTCAGAAGACCTTATTGCCCCGCTGCTCGAGGCATTTACCGAAGAAACCGGCATCGAAATTGAAGTTCGCTACGCCGGCTCAGCCGAACTTGCCGCACAGATCCTCGAAGAGGGCAGCAACGTTCAGGCAGATGTATTTTTCTCACAGGATGCCGGTGCGCTTGGTGCGCTAACCGAGGCCGGACTTTTCAAGACCCTTGAATCAGACATCACCGATTTGGTAGATGCCAAGTACCGCGCTGCCGACAACACCTGGGTTGGTGTTTCGGGTCGTAGCCGCGTGCTTTCATACAACCCAGAACTAATCGATGCAGCTAACCTGCCGACCTCTATCTTTGACCTTGCCGACCCAGCCTGGAAGGGCAAGATCGGCATCGCTCCAAGCAACGCTTCGTTCCAGTCGTTCGTTACCGCAATGCGCGTAATTGAGGGTGAAGCTGCAACCACCGAGTGGCTAACCGCCATGAAAGAAAACGCCGTAATTTTTGAAAAGAACGGCCAGATTCTTGAGGCTGTTGAGGCTGGCGAAATTACTGCCGGTCTAATCAACCACTACTACTGGTTCGAGCGCGCAGCCGAAGTTGGCGAAGAAAACATGAAGTCTGAGATGGCTTGGTTTGAAGCCGGCGATGTTGGCAACCTAGTCAACGTTGCGGGTGTTGGAGTGCTTAGCGACAACGCTGCGGCAGTTACGTTTGCCAATTGGTTGCTTGGCGAGACCGCACAGACCTTCTTTGTTGAGAAGACCTCGGAGTACTCACTGACCGGCATTCCAGCTCAGGCATGGTTGCCCGCTCTCGACACCATTGCCAGCCCAGAAATCGACTTGAGCGCTTTGGCCCCACTGGCCGAGACCCTTGAGCTGATTCGCAACGCAGGCCTGACCGACTAG
- a CDS encoding ABC transporter ATP-binding protein, whose product MPIALQLRSVSKKFGGQTVLNGLNLEVADHEFIAVLGSSGSGKTTLLRLITGFESPDSGEIEIGGRQVAGSGKFVPAEQRRVGFVPQDAALFPHLSVSENIDFGLRDLAKSLRAARVAELLKLVDLVGFESRMPHELSGGQRHRVALARALAPNPDLILLDEPFSALDAELRGRLRDDVRHVLRTTGTTAILVTHDQEEALSMADRVAVLRDGEFAQVGNPREIYQAPADIEMATFLGDSVVIDGVVEGGKVVTAVGSLTPLNKVVEGARGRVAIRPESFYLQPDAKGTGEVVGRQYFGHDALVEVRLPSVLIRARANGPFAPEIGMRVTVWVRGSVNFYAN is encoded by the coding sequence GTGCCAATTGCACTTCAGCTGCGTTCGGTCAGCAAAAAATTTGGTGGTCAAACCGTTCTAAATGGGCTCAATCTTGAGGTTGCCGATCACGAGTTCATCGCAGTTCTTGGCAGCAGCGGTTCGGGCAAAACCACTCTGCTACGACTGATTACCGGCTTTGAATCTCCAGATTCTGGCGAAATTGAAATCGGTGGCCGCCAGGTTGCCGGCTCGGGCAAATTTGTTCCGGCCGAGCAGCGCCGCGTAGGTTTTGTACCTCAAGATGCAGCGCTTTTTCCGCACCTATCGGTCAGTGAAAACATCGATTTTGGCTTGCGTGATCTTGCTAAGAGTCTCCGTGCTGCCCGGGTAGCCGAGCTATTGAAGTTGGTCGACCTAGTTGGTTTTGAATCGCGAATGCCACACGAGTTATCGGGTGGGCAGCGTCACCGCGTTGCGCTGGCCCGGGCCCTGGCCCCAAACCCAGATTTGATTTTGCTTGATGAGCCTTTTTCGGCGCTAGATGCAGAGCTTCGCGGGCGTTTGCGCGACGACGTGCGCCATGTTTTGCGCACCACCGGCACCACCGCAATTTTGGTTACCCACGATCAAGAAGAAGCTTTGTCGATGGCCGACCGCGTTGCCGTGCTGCGCGACGGCGAGTTTGCTCAGGTCGGTAACCCTCGCGAGATTTACCAAGCGCCGGCCGACATCGAAATGGCTACCTTCTTGGGTGACTCGGTAGTTATCGATGGCGTTGTTGAAGGCGGCAAGGTTGTCACTGCTGTTGGCTCACTAACCCCGCTTAACAAAGTGGTTGAGGGTGCGCGAGGCCGGGTTGCAATTAGGCCAGAGAGTTTTTACCTGCAGCCAGACGCCAAGGGCACCGGCGAGGTAGTTGGGCGCCAGTATTTTGGGCACGATGCCCTGGTTGAGGTGCGCTTGCCGAGTGTGTTGATTCGTGCTCGCGCCAACGGACCGTTTGCTCCAGAAATCGGAATGCGCGTGACCGTTTGGGTTCGCGGTTCAGTGAACTTTTACGCCAACTAG
- the purM gene encoding phosphoribosylformylglycinamidine cyclo-ligase, whose translation MTNSGGHSSAYAASGVDTEAGDLAVELMKRAVGATHNDLVMGGLGGFAGMMDVSFLKSYDRPLLATSTDGVGTKVAIAQAIDKHDTIGQDLVGMVVDDIVVVGAKSLFMTDYIACGKVVPERIADIVRGIAEACSAVGVALVGGETAEHPGLLGVDDYDVAGAAVGVVDAAKLLGPQNVRVGDVVLGMASSGLHSNGYSLVRKIIRDKGFDYKDNVAEFPGISLGEKLLEPTALYTGVLNTLLESELGSAVHAMSHITGGGIAANIARVLPQGVALDVHRATWTPQDVFQVLAGWGGFSLESVEGTWNLGLGQAVVVEADKADEVAATLTKLGVHTWNLGEIEAAPADLSTYVQGAKGVDGGAVRLVGEYN comes from the coding sequence ATGACTAACTCAGGCGGGCACTCAAGCGCCTACGCGGCATCAGGTGTTGATACCGAAGCCGGCGACCTAGCCGTTGAACTTATGAAGCGCGCCGTTGGCGCAACCCATAATGACCTTGTGATGGGTGGCCTCGGTGGCTTTGCCGGCATGATGGACGTCTCGTTCCTCAAGTCGTACGACCGCCCACTGTTGGCAACCTCGACCGACGGCGTTGGGACCAAAGTTGCCATTGCCCAGGCAATCGATAAGCACGACACCATCGGCCAAGACCTGGTCGGAATGGTCGTCGACGACATCGTTGTAGTTGGCGCAAAGAGCCTGTTCATGACCGACTACATTGCGTGCGGAAAGGTTGTGCCAGAGCGCATCGCCGACATCGTGCGCGGTATTGCTGAGGCATGTTCAGCCGTTGGTGTGGCCCTAGTAGGCGGCGAGACCGCAGAGCACCCGGGCCTACTTGGTGTTGATGACTACGATGTTGCCGGCGCTGCCGTTGGTGTTGTTGACGCAGCCAAACTTCTTGGCCCACAGAACGTTCGCGTTGGCGATGTCGTGCTGGGAATGGCTTCATCGGGCTTGCACTCAAACGGTTACTCGTTGGTGCGCAAGATCATCCGAGACAAAGGTTTTGACTACAAGGACAACGTTGCAGAGTTTCCGGGCATCAGCCTTGGCGAAAAGCTGCTTGAACCAACCGCGCTTTACACCGGTGTTCTGAACACACTGCTCGAGAGTGAGCTTGGTTCAGCCGTGCACGCAATGAGCCACATCACCGGTGGAGGAATTGCGGCAAACATTGCCCGCGTTCTGCCACAGGGTGTTGCCCTTGATGTTCACCGCGCAACTTGGACTCCACAGGATGTCTTCCAGGTTCTTGCTGGCTGGGGCGGATTTAGCCTTGAGTCAGTTGAGGGCACCTGGAACCTTGGCCTCGGCCAGGCTGTGGTTGTTGAGGCTGACAAGGCTGACGAAGTTGCAGCAACCCTGACCAAACTTGGTGTTCACACCTGGAACCTCGGCGAGATCGAGGCCGCACCGGCAGACCTATCAACCTATGTTCAGGGTGCCAAGGGTGTTGACGGTGGCGCAGTTCGCCTAGTTGGCGAATACAACTAG
- a CDS encoding sirohydrochlorin chelatase, which produces MSTLIAASHGTDNTDGAAAISALVSEVQKVLPDIGVYEAFVDVQEPDVPAVLAAAGSAEPAIVVPLLLATGYHVRKDIADATFAAGSHTQITPALGPDERLVEVLVERLEQVGHQSDDLVILTVAGSSDSRAQAESQLVQLMLEAALGKKIELAFLSAAEPKLKDLVPKLKFQNPRKRVVVATYLLAEGYFAGVAKKAGAHLATDPLLVNGAPVPQQLVEIIVDRFMAATDAANPRTTGCLSGLRGEPWVGCAAGCASACR; this is translated from the coding sequence ATGTCAACTTTGATTGCAGCGTCACACGGCACCGATAACACCGATGGCGCCGCCGCAATTTCGGCGCTGGTTTCTGAGGTACAAAAAGTGCTGCCGGACATCGGTGTTTATGAAGCTTTTGTGGATGTTCAAGAACCGGATGTACCGGCCGTTTTAGCTGCTGCCGGCAGTGCCGAACCCGCTATTGTTGTGCCACTGCTTTTGGCCACCGGGTACCACGTGCGTAAGGACATTGCCGATGCCACTTTTGCAGCCGGGAGCCACACCCAGATCACCCCGGCGTTAGGGCCTGACGAGCGCCTGGTAGAGGTTTTGGTTGAGCGGCTTGAGCAGGTGGGTCACCAATCTGATGATCTTGTAATTCTGACCGTTGCCGGTTCGAGTGACTCACGCGCGCAAGCTGAAAGCCAGTTGGTGCAACTGATGCTCGAGGCGGCGCTTGGCAAAAAGATTGAGCTAGCGTTTTTGTCGGCCGCCGAGCCAAAACTCAAAGACCTGGTTCCAAAGCTCAAGTTTCAAAACCCTCGCAAACGCGTGGTGGTTGCCACCTACCTCTTGGCCGAGGGCTACTTTGCCGGCGTTGCAAAAAAGGCCGGAGCGCATTTGGCAACTGATCCCCTGCTGGTCAACGGTGCCCCGGTTCCGCAGCAACTGGTCGAGATTATCGTTGACCGCTTTATGGCCGCCACAGATGCAGCAAACCCAAGGACCACCGGCTGCCTCAGCGGGCTTCGCGGTGAACCTTGGGTAGGTTGTGCTGCTGGTTGTGCCAGTGCTTGCCGCTAA
- a CDS encoding ABC transporter permease yields the protein MAVVAVSASIAPLVYLYVRLSEFGIDKVLAQTLRARSFELLGNSVLLTLAVAITAISIGSFQAWLTVRTSIPGRSAFAVLAALPLAMPSYVSAYAFAALMPDFKGFWAAWLVLTIGTAPYVYLAVSAALVRSDAATEEVARSLGLGRWRVFTKVTWPSIRPAAISGAMLSALYTLSDFGAVSILSFDTFTRAIYNAYRSSFDRSAAASLAAILVAITIVLLVAEPWLRGKIVPTDSRVRKTSLIHLGWFAPIAATAALTWAALGILVPTISLVRWNLVGLSQADAGELGRALINSISYALAGGLVAAIFGIAVSVLVVRFRSKITIGLDRTIWLTHAVPGIVVALSLVFISNRLVPQLYQTSALVIIAYLILFLPNAVAAMQTPISQAPKALDEVAASLGATRLETLKRVVIPIAGPGILAGAALVALSVLKELPATLMLRETGVETLATRLWNETSVSSFAAAAPYALILVLVAGIPAWLLNRQVRQSMFNQVDLDRRLERE from the coding sequence TTGGCGGTTGTTGCCGTATCAGCGTCAATCGCGCCGCTGGTCTATCTTTACGTTCGGCTCTCCGAGTTCGGCATCGATAAGGTCTTGGCCCAAACCCTGCGCGCCCGCAGCTTTGAACTCCTGGGCAACTCGGTCCTGCTGACCCTTGCCGTTGCGATCACCGCAATATCAATCGGCAGTTTCCAGGCCTGGCTCACAGTGCGCACCTCCATCCCTGGCCGCAGCGCATTCGCGGTATTGGCCGCCTTGCCTCTGGCCATGCCAAGCTATGTTTCGGCCTACGCTTTTGCCGCCCTGATGCCAGATTTCAAAGGCTTTTGGGCTGCGTGGCTGGTGCTCACCATCGGCACCGCACCGTATGTCTACCTAGCGGTTTCGGCGGCGCTGGTGCGCAGTGATGCAGCCACCGAAGAAGTTGCCCGCTCACTCGGCCTTGGCCGTTGGCGCGTCTTTACCAAGGTCACTTGGCCGTCAATTCGCCCAGCCGCAATCTCGGGTGCAATGCTGTCAGCCCTTTACACACTCAGTGACTTTGGCGCCGTTTCAATTCTTAGCTTCGATACTTTTACTCGCGCAATCTACAACGCCTACCGCTCCAGCTTTGACCGCTCGGCGGCAGCCAGCTTGGCGGCCATCCTGGTGGCAATCACGATTGTGCTTCTGGTTGCCGAGCCTTGGCTGCGCGGCAAAATTGTGCCGACCGACTCACGGGTTCGCAAAACTTCACTGATTCACCTTGGTTGGTTTGCCCCAATCGCAGCGACCGCTGCACTGACTTGGGCGGCCCTGGGTATTTTGGTGCCGACCATCAGTTTGGTGCGCTGGAACCTAGTCGGTCTCTCGCAGGCCGATGCCGGCGAGCTTGGCCGGGCCCTAATTAACTCAATTAGCTACGCATTGGCCGGCGGTTTGGTCGCGGCTATTTTCGGCATCGCGGTGTCGGTACTGGTCGTGCGCTTCCGCTCAAAAATCACCATTGGGCTTGACCGAACCATCTGGCTCACCCACGCGGTGCCGGGCATCGTGGTTGCACTTTCATTGGTATTCATCAGCAACCGCCTGGTGCCCCAGCTTTACCAAACCAGCGCGCTCGTGATTATTGCCTACCTGATTTTGTTTTTGCCAAACGCCGTGGCCGCTATGCAAACACCGATTAGCCAGGCGCCGAAGGCCTTGGATGAAGTGGCGGCCAGCCTAGGAGCCACACGTCTTGAAACCCTGAAGCGCGTGGTGATTCCGATTGCCGGACCGGGAATCTTGGCCGGTGCCGCGCTGGTTGCACTATCGGTGCTGAAAGAATTGCCGGCTACTTTGATGCTGCGTGAGACCGGGGTAGAAACCCTGGCCACCAGGCTATGGAATGAGACCTCAGTTTCATCTTTCGCAGCGGCCGCACCCTATGCACTAATTTTGGTATTGGTTGCCGGAATTCCGGCTTGGTTGCTGAACCGTCAGGTGCGCCAATCAATGTTCAACCAGGTTGACCTTGATCGAAGACTGGAGCGTGAGTAG
- a CDS encoding InlB B-repeat-containing protein, producing MSKKFRNSAAALITALLTLSPLVEVPATAAIDPNCPVTITKTSGALAADDVDVFISGNYCVAQFKSVASYDFVVPENTASVDYLVVGGGGGGASGGGGAGGVLQGTNYSVTPGSSLAVSVGAGGAGGSGGLRNTDAPGGKGGSSNFGSISAAGGGGGAAAGQASATAADGASGGGSRFDCTRNPCERWGSLGYAGKGIAGQGNNGGYGTYSDYGAAGGGGGAGGAGFNTTRRHIGGNGGVGIASSITGTETYYGGGGGGGINSNSSNYYGVDADGVLYSSNDPLTTGGGQGGLGGGGRGSSFGFSGDSSHPNFGVKANATAGLPNTGGGGGGVDPEDTGGKPGGSGVVIVRWLADGSVKTVTFSSNFGTPTLQTQRVGNNVTTPLKAATFSRTGYTFTGWNTEANGAGTSFANLANITTDTNFTLYAQWRTGVTHTVTFDANGGTGSMAPQSSGTEAKLNKNAFSKSNFEFTGWNTAADGTGFSYADESKYPFVAGSTLYAQWRAVVVNYKATFYGNGATGGTTPTQLASAQTALSLNGFTRTGYSFLGWNTTYSATTAQYLDGQTYAFGADVDLYAIWVVKANRDLIFNGNGATGGATATQTAQENTQVNPNGFSRDGYTFRHWNTAADGTGVSYQGNYVYSFAAGLTLYAIWGQNYSVTYNSNGADSGSAPASQNSYVGSTGITAALNAANLAKTGMRLVGWNTAANGSGTPIALGAINQKFTADTTLYAQWESAVYAVVYSGNGAVAGSEPSVATVPATSAQIVIADNSGGLSLDGHDFDGWNTEPDGTGVTYEPAQTAVVTNDTVLFASWKTASTGGGGNTGVDPTPSPSPSASANTGGNPTTRAIVISGFAGGSDQLTTQMKQRIKAFIKKYPTYTKIKVTGYTTGPTVLRADYGLSKRRALNTKSVLTNYLGTNQRVTKVMSRQDTGFGGHLRRIKIVLTN from the coding sequence ATGTCTAAAAAGTTCCGGAATTCAGCCGCCGCGCTAATCACAGCTCTTCTCACACTAAGTCCATTGGTGGAGGTGCCGGCTACCGCTGCAATTGACCCAAACTGTCCGGTGACTATCACCAAGACCAGTGGAGCTTTGGCTGCTGATGATGTGGACGTTTTTATATCAGGCAACTACTGCGTGGCCCAGTTCAAGTCCGTAGCGTCATATGACTTTGTTGTGCCTGAGAACACTGCATCTGTTGACTATCTTGTGGTTGGCGGAGGCGGAGGCGGTGCGTCCGGCGGTGGAGGTGCCGGCGGTGTGCTTCAAGGCACAAATTACTCGGTTACTCCTGGTTCAAGCCTTGCCGTAAGCGTTGGCGCCGGCGGTGCCGGCGGTTCTGGCGGGTTGCGAAACACAGACGCACCGGGCGGCAAGGGTGGTTCATCAAACTTTGGATCAATCAGTGCGGCTGGCGGCGGTGGCGGTGCTGCAGCCGGTCAGGCTTCGGCTACTGCGGCTGATGGCGCTTCGGGTGGCGGCTCGCGGTTTGACTGCACTCGCAACCCATGCGAGCGCTGGGGAAGCCTAGGTTATGCAGGTAAGGGAATTGCCGGTCAAGGCAATAACGGCGGATACGGAACCTACTCGGATTACGGCGCAGCCGGTGGCGGTGGCGGTGCTGGTGGAGCCGGATTCAACACCACCCGCAGACACATCGGTGGCAACGGCGGAGTTGGAATTGCCTCAAGCATTACCGGAACCGAAACCTACTATGGCGGTGGCGGCGGCGGCGGCATCAACTCGAACTCCTCCAACTACTACGGTGTAGATGCCGATGGTGTCTTGTATTCAAGCAATGACCCCCTGACCACCGGTGGCGGCCAGGGTGGACTTGGCGGCGGTGGCCGCGGTAGCTCCTTCGGCTTCAGCGGAGATTCATCTCATCCCAACTTTGGAGTCAAGGCCAATGCCACAGCCGGCCTGCCAAACACCGGCGGCGGCGGTGGCGGAGTAGACCCTGAGGACACCGGCGGAAAACCTGGCGGTTCGGGTGTTGTAATTGTGCGCTGGTTGGCAGACGGCAGCGTTAAGACCGTGACCTTTTCGTCTAACTTTGGAACCCCGACACTGCAAACTCAGCGAGTTGGCAACAACGTGACCACCCCGCTGAAGGCAGCTACGTTTAGTCGAACGGGCTATACATTTACGGGTTGGAACACCGAGGCCAATGGTGCAGGAACTTCTTTTGCAAACCTAGCCAACATCACCACCGACACCAACTTCACCCTCTATGCACAATGGCGCACCGGTGTCACTCACACAGTCACGTTTGATGCAAATGGCGGCACTGGATCGATGGCGCCCCAGTCTTCTGGAACCGAAGCGAAACTGAACAAAAACGCTTTCTCCAAATCGAATTTTGAATTCACCGGCTGGAACACAGCGGCCGACGGCACTGGCTTTAGTTATGCCGACGAAAGCAAATATCCATTTGTAGCCGGATCAACTCTTTACGCTCAATGGCGGGCAGTCGTAGTCAACTACAAAGCAACTTTCTATGGAAACGGTGCAACCGGAGGAACCACTCCGACCCAGCTGGCATCTGCCCAAACCGCACTCTCACTAAACGGCTTCACCCGCACGGGCTACAGCTTTTTAGGCTGGAACACCACCTACAGCGCAACTACGGCGCAGTATCTCGATGGGCAGACTTACGCCTTTGGTGCTGATGTTGATCTGTACGCCATCTGGGTAGTCAAGGCCAACCGAGACCTCATCTTCAACGGAAACGGTGCAACCGGGGGCGCAACAGCAACCCAAACGGCACAGGAAAACACGCAGGTGAACCCAAACGGGTTTAGCCGAGACGGTTACACATTCAGGCACTGGAACACGGCAGCTGACGGCACCGGAGTTAGCTACCAGGGCAATTATGTTTACAGTTTTGCGGCGGGACTTACCCTCTATGCAATCTGGGGTCAGAACTACTCGGTGACCTACAACAGCAACGGCGCTGATTCGGGCAGCGCGCCTGCAAGCCAAAACAGCTATGTTGGCTCAACCGGAATAACAGCTGCACTGAATGCCGCGAATCTGGCAAAAACTGGCATGCGCCTGGTCGGCTGGAACACCGCCGCCAACGGCTCAGGAACACCGATCGCTCTGGGTGCAATCAATCAAAAGTTCACCGCCGACACAACTCTTTACGCGCAGTGGGAATCGGCTGTTTACGCTGTGGTTTACTCGGGTAACGGTGCTGTAGCCGGCTCAGAACCTAGCGTTGCAACGGTTCCGGCAACCTCGGCCCAAATCGTAATCGCCGATAATTCAGGCGGGCTATCGCTCGACGGTCATGATTTTGATGGCTGGAACACTGAGCCGGATGGAACGGGCGTGACATACGAACCAGCGCAAACTGCAGTGGTCACGAACGACACCGTGTTGTTTGCTAGCTGGAAAACTGCCTCGACTGGAGGCGGCGGCAACACTGGAGTTGATCCGACACCATCGCCAAGCCCAAGTGCGAGTGCGAATACTGGCGGCAACCCGACCACACGCGCAATTGTTATCTCCGGCTTTGCCGGCGGTTCAGATCAATTGACTACTCAGATGAAGCAACGCATCAAAGCGTTCATCAAAAAGTACCCGACCTACACCAAGATCAAAGTGACCGGATACACCACGGGCCCAACCGTTCTGCGCGCTGACTACGGATTATCAAAGCGGCGAGCTCTAAACACTAAGTCGGTGCTGACAAATTATTTGGGCACAAACCAGCGGGTCACCAAAGTTATGTCTCGCCAAGACACCGGCTTTGGCGGCCACCTGAGGCGAATCAAGATTGTTTTGACCAACTAG
- a CDS encoding nitrite/sulfite reductase — MSENTPASGTHAAARPPREGRSNGQWKVDGTEPLNENEQWKQQDGGLSVRDRIEQVYSKEGFDSIDETDLHGRFRWWGLYTQRKPGIDGGRTAQLEAHELEDKYFMLRVRIDSGQLTTEQLRVIAGISRDFGRDTADVTDRQNFQLHWIEVENVPEIWKRLEAVGLETTEACGDVPRIILGSPVAGIAADELIDATPIIRDIVKKYIGDPELANLPRKFKSAITGHPSQDVVHEINDLAFVAVEHPEFGVGFDLWVGGGLSTAPRLAERLGVWVSPDRVADVWYGVCSLFRDYGFRRMRNKARLKFLLADWGPEKFRQILETEYLDAPLPDGPSIPMAKGIGDHIGVHKQKDGKFYIGVTPVVGRVSGTILGQLADLLEKYGSTRLRTTAHQKLVLLDIEEKDVEAIIVELDEIGLAARPSDFRRATIACTGIEYCKLAIVDTKNTATKAVHTLEKTLADVKLERPISLHINGCPNSCARIQIADIGLKGQLLPDGNGGMEPGFQVHLGGGLASKDREEAGLGRTVRGLKVTAANLDSYVERVVRRYDEDAAEGETFAEWAHRAEEEALQ, encoded by the coding sequence ATGAGTGAAAACACACCGGCAAGCGGCACCCACGCTGCAGCTAGACCACCGCGCGAGGGGCGCTCGAATGGTCAGTGGAAGGTAGACGGCACTGAGCCACTGAACGAGAACGAGCAGTGGAAGCAGCAGGACGGCGGCCTTTCGGTGCGTGACCGCATCGAACAGGTTTACTCAAAAGAGGGTTTTGACTCGATCGATGAGACCGACCTTCACGGCCGATTCCGCTGGTGGGGGCTTTACACCCAGCGCAAGCCGGGCATTGACGGCGGCCGCACCGCTCAGCTTGAGGCACACGAGCTTGAAGACAAGTACTTCATGCTTCGTGTCCGCATTGACTCGGGTCAGCTGACCACCGAGCAGCTTCGGGTAATCGCAGGCATTAGTCGTGACTTTGGGCGCGACACCGCAGACGTCACCGACCGTCAGAACTTTCAGTTGCACTGGATCGAAGTCGAAAACGTCCCTGAAATCTGGAAGCGCCTCGAGGCTGTTGGTCTTGAGACCACCGAAGCCTGTGGTGACGTTCCCCGAATCATTCTCGGCTCACCGGTTGCTGGCATTGCTGCCGATGAACTTATCGATGCAACGCCGATCATCCGTGACATCGTCAAAAAGTACATCGGTGACCCAGAGCTAGCTAACCTGCCTCGCAAATTCAAGTCAGCCATTACCGGCCACCCAAGCCAAGATGTGGTTCACGAAATCAACGACCTTGCCTTTGTGGCGGTCGAGCACCCTGAATTTGGTGTTGGCTTTGACCTTTGGGTGGGTGGTGGTTTGTCTACCGCACCGCGCCTTGCCGAGCGCCTTGGCGTTTGGGTTTCGCCAGACCGCGTAGCCGATGTTTGGTACGGCGTTTGCTCGCTGTTCCGCGACTACGGTTTCCGCCGCATGCGCAACAAGGCCCGCTTGAAGTTCTTGCTGGCCGATTGGGGTCCAGAAAAGTTCCGCCAAATTCTTGAGACTGAGTACCTAGATGCTCCGCTACCTGACGGCCCATCGATTCCGATGGCCAAGGGCATCGGCGACCACATCGGTGTTCACAAGCAGAAGGACGGCAAGTTCTACATTGGTGTGACCCCGGTGGTTGGCCGCGTTTCTGGCACCATCTTGGGCCAGCTCGCTGACCTGCTTGAGAAGTACGGCTCAACCCGTTTGCGCACCACTGCTCACCAAAAGTTGGTTTTGCTTGACATCGAAGAAAAGGATGTTGAGGCAATCATTGTCGAGCTAGATGAGATTGGTCTGGCTGCTCGCCCAAGTGATTTCAGACGCGCGACCATTGCCTGCACCGGTATTGAGTACTGCAAGTTGGCAATTGTTGACACCAAGAACACCGCAACTAAGGCTGTTCACACTCTAGAAAAGACCTTGGCTGACGTAAAGCTTGAGCGACCAATCAGCCTGCACATCAACGGCTGCCCAAACTCTTGTGCTCGCATTCAGATTGCTGACATTGGACTAAAGGGTCAGCTGTTGCCAGATGGCAACGGTGGCATGGAGCCTGGATTCCAGGTGCACCTCGGAGGCGGTTTGGCATCGAAGGATCGCGAAGAAGCTGGCCTTGGCCGCACCGTTCGCGGCCTCAAGGTCACCGCTGCAAACCTAGACAGCTACGTTGAGCGAGTGGTTCGCCGCTACGACGAAGACGCAGCCGAGGGTGAAACCTTTGCCGAATGGGCACACCGCGCAGAAGAAGAGGCACTGCAATGA